One Pseudomonas sp. MH9.2 DNA segment encodes these proteins:
- the nuoG gene encoding NADH-quinone oxidoreductase subunit NuoG, with the protein MATIHVDGKALEVDGADNLLQACLSLGLDIPYFCWHPALGSVGACRQCAVKQYSDENDKRGRIVMSCMTPATDGSWISIDDEEAKVFRASVVEWLMTNHPHDCPVCEEGGHCHLQDMTVMTGHNERRYRFTKRTHQNQELGPFIAHEMNRCIACYRCVRFYKDYAGGTDLGVFGAHDNVYFGRVEDGALESEFSGNLTEVCPTGVFTDKTHSERYNRKWDMQFSPSICHGCSSGCNISPGERYGEIRRIENRYNGSVNQYFLCDRGRFGYGYVNREDRPRQPLLADGHVKLSLDTALDKAADLLRGRNIVGIGSPRASLESNFALRELVGAEHFYSGIEAGELERLRLIVKVLNESPLPTPTMRDIEDHDAIFVLGEDLTQTAARMALGLRQAVKGKAEDMAAAMKVQPWLDAAVKNIGQHELNPLFIASLAETRLDDIAEECVHAAPDDLARIGFAVAHALDASAPAVEGLDTQALELAQRIAAALLAAKRPLIISGSSLGSTALIEAAANIAKALKLRDKQGSISLIVPEANSMGLAMFGGDSLDDALQAVISGKADAIVVLENDLYHRVDAATVDAAFNAAKVVIVADHQKTPTSDRADLVLPAASFAEGDGTLVSQEGRAQRFFQVYDPTYLDASILVHEGWRWLHALRSTLLNKAVDWTLLDHVTEACAASTAQLAGIVNAAPSAAFRIKGLKLAREPLRYSGRTAMRANISVHEPRTSQDNDTAFSFSMEGYSGSAEPRQQVPFAWSPGWNSPQAWNKFQDEVGGHLRAGDPGTRLIESKGDGLSWFASIPGAFSPARGTWQVVPFYHLFGSDETSSKAAPVQERIPKAYVALAKSEADRLGVNDGAMLNLSVAGHTLRLPLRINEELGAGLVALPAGLTGIPPAVFGKTVDGLQEAAL; encoded by the coding sequence ATGGCCACTATCCACGTAGACGGCAAAGCGCTCGAGGTCGATGGCGCAGACAACCTGTTACAGGCATGTCTGTCGCTGGGCCTCGATATTCCTTATTTCTGCTGGCACCCCGCCCTTGGCAGTGTTGGCGCTTGTCGCCAATGCGCAGTCAAGCAGTACAGTGACGAGAACGACAAACGTGGTCGTATCGTCATGTCCTGCATGACCCCCGCCACTGACGGCAGCTGGATTTCCATCGACGACGAGGAGGCCAAGGTCTTCCGCGCCAGCGTCGTCGAATGGCTGATGACCAACCACCCGCACGACTGCCCGGTCTGCGAAGAAGGCGGTCATTGCCACCTGCAAGACATGACCGTAATGACCGGTCACAACGAGCGTCGTTATCGCTTCACCAAACGGACTCACCAGAACCAGGAACTCGGCCCGTTCATCGCTCACGAGATGAACCGCTGCATCGCCTGCTACCGTTGCGTGCGCTTCTATAAAGACTACGCTGGCGGCACTGACCTGGGTGTATTCGGCGCCCACGACAACGTGTACTTCGGCCGGGTCGAAGATGGCGCACTGGAAAGCGAGTTCTCCGGTAACCTCACCGAAGTCTGCCCGACCGGTGTGTTCACCGACAAGACTCACTCCGAGCGCTACAACCGCAAGTGGGACATGCAGTTTTCGCCAAGCATCTGCCATGGTTGCTCCAGCGGCTGCAACATCAGCCCTGGCGAGCGCTACGGTGAGATCCGTCGTATCGAAAACCGCTACAACGGTTCGGTCAACCAGTACTTCCTGTGTGACCGTGGTCGTTTCGGTTATGGCTACGTCAACCGTGAAGACCGTCCACGCCAGCCACTGTTGGCTGATGGCCACGTCAAACTGAGCCTCGACACTGCGTTGGACAAGGCTGCAGATTTGCTCCGCGGCCGTAACATCGTCGGTATCGGCTCACCCCGCGCCAGCCTGGAAAGCAACTTCGCCCTGCGCGAACTAGTCGGTGCCGAGCACTTCTACTCGGGTATCGAAGCCGGTGAGCTGGAACGCCTGCGTCTGATCGTCAAGGTGCTCAATGAGAGCCCGCTGCCGACCCCGACAATGCGTGACATTGAAGATCACGATGCGATTTTCGTCCTCGGCGAAGACCTGACCCAAACTGCAGCACGTATGGCCCTGGGCCTGCGTCAAGCCGTCAAGGGCAAGGCCGAAGACATGGCTGCGGCGATGAAAGTCCAGCCGTGGCTCGATGCCGCAGTGAAGAACATCGGTCAGCATGAATTGAACCCGCTGTTCATCGCGAGCCTCGCCGAGACCCGTCTCGATGACATCGCCGAAGAGTGCGTTCACGCAGCCCCCGACGACCTGGCGCGAATCGGCTTTGCCGTCGCCCACGCCCTGGACGCCAGCGCGCCCGCAGTCGAAGGCCTGGACACCCAAGCCCTCGAACTGGCCCAGCGCATCGCCGCTGCCCTGCTCGCAGCCAAACGTCCGCTGATCATCTCTGGCAGCTCCCTGGGCTCGACCGCACTGATCGAGGCCGCAGCCAACATCGCCAAGGCATTGAAGCTGCGCGACAAGCAAGGCTCAATCAGCCTGATCGTCCCGGAAGCCAACAGCATGGGCCTGGCAATGTTCGGCGGTGATTCCCTCGACGACGCGTTGCAGGCTGTGATTTCCGGCAAAGCTGACGCCATCGTGGTGTTGGAAAACGATCTGTACCACCGCGTCGACGCTGCCACGGTCGATGCTGCGTTCAACGCTGCGAAAGTCGTGATCGTCGCTGACCATCAGAAAACCCCGACCAGCGATCGCGCTGATCTGGTACTGCCGGCCGCCAGCTTTGCTGAAGGCGACGGTACCCTGGTCAGTCAGGAAGGTCGCGCCCAGCGCTTCTTCCAGGTGTATGACCCGACTTATCTGGACGCCAGCATTCTGGTCCACGAAGGCTGGCGCTGGTTGCACGCCCTGCGCAGCACCCTGCTGAACAAGGCAGTGGACTGGACGTTGCTCGATCACGTCACCGAAGCCTGCGCAGCCAGCACCGCGCAATTGGCCGGGATCGTCAACGCGGCACCGTCTGCGGCGTTCCGGATCAAAGGTTTGAAACTGGCGCGTGAACCATTGCGTTACAGCGGCCGCACGGCCATGCGCGCCAACATCAGCGTGCATGAACCGCGTACTTCACAAGACAACGACACCGCGTTCTCCTTCTCCATGGAAGGTTATTCGGGTTCGGCAGAACCTCGTCAGCAGGTGCCTTTCGCCTGGTCGCCGGGCTGGAACTCGCCACAAGCCTGGAACAAGTTCCAAGACGAAGTCGGCGGTCACCTGCGTGCAGGTGATCCGGGAACTCGCTTGATCGAAAGCAAGGGTGATGGTCTGTCCTGGTTCGCCAGCATACCGGGCGCATTTTCCCCGGCTCGCGGTACATGGCAAGTAGTGCCGTTCTATCACCTGTTCGGCAGCGACGAAACATCGTCCAAAGCCGCACCGGTTCAGGAACGCATTCCAAAAGCCTACGTGGCGCTGGCCAAATCCGAAGCGGATCGTCTGGGTGTCAATGATGGCGCCATGCTCAATCTGAGTGTTGCCGGTCATACCCTGCGTCTGCCGCTGCGGATCAATGAAGAGTTGGGCGCCGGTCTCGTGGCCCTGCCTGCCGGTCTGACTGGAATCCCGCCTGCGGTGTTCGGCAAAACCGTTGATGGTCTGCAGGAGGCAGCGCTATGA
- the nuoF gene encoding NADH-quinone oxidoreductase subunit NuoF: MTITSFGPANRIARTAETHPLTWRLRDDGEPVWLDEYQTKNGYAAARKAFAEQSPDEIVQAVKDSGLKGRGGAGFPTGVKWGLMPKDESMNIRYLLCNADEMEPNTWKDRMLMEQLPHLLVEGMLISARALKAYRGYIFLRGEYTTAAKNLRRAVKEAEAAGLLGKNILGTGFDFELIVHTGAGRYICGEETALINSLEGRRANPRSKPPFPAAVGVWGKPTCVNNVETLCNVPAIVGNGNDWYKSLARAGSEDQGTKLMGFSGKVKNPGLWELPFGLPARELFEDYAGGMRDGFKLKCWQPGGAGTGFLLPEHLDAQMYAGGIAKVGTRMGTGLAMAVDDSVNMVSLLRNMEEFFAQESCGFCTPCRDGLPWSVKILRAIEHGEGQPGDIETLLGLVNFLGPGKTFCAHAPGAVEPLGSAIKYFRPEFEAGIAPQRDANATLAQRPIVVGA, translated from the coding sequence ATGACCATCACGTCTTTCGGCCCCGCCAACCGCATCGCGCGTACGGCAGAAACTCACCCGCTGACCTGGCGCTTGCGCGATGACGGCGAACCGGTCTGGCTTGATGAATATCAAACCAAAAACGGTTACGCCGCCGCACGCAAGGCTTTCGCCGAGCAGTCGCCTGACGAAATCGTTCAGGCAGTCAAGGACTCCGGCCTCAAGGGTCGGGGCGGCGCAGGCTTTCCCACGGGGGTGAAGTGGGGCCTGATGCCCAAAGATGAGTCCATGAACATCCGCTACCTGCTGTGCAACGCGGATGAAATGGAGCCCAACACCTGGAAAGACCGGATGCTGATGGAGCAACTGCCCCATTTGCTGGTCGAGGGCATGCTGATCAGCGCCCGGGCGTTGAAAGCCTATCGTGGCTACATCTTCCTGCGCGGCGAGTACACCACTGCGGCCAAGAACCTCAGACGCGCCGTGAAAGAAGCAGAAGCGGCCGGTTTGTTGGGCAAGAACATTCTGGGCACCGGTTTTGATTTCGAACTGATCGTCCACACCGGCGCCGGGCGTTATATCTGCGGCGAAGAAACCGCACTGATCAATTCCCTGGAAGGCCGCCGCGCCAACCCACGCTCCAAACCGCCCTTCCCGGCCGCTGTCGGCGTCTGGGGCAAGCCGACGTGTGTCAATAACGTCGAGACTTTGTGCAACGTGCCAGCCATCGTCGGCAACGGCAACGACTGGTACAAATCCCTGGCCCGTGCGGGCAGCGAAGACCAAGGCACCAAGCTGATGGGCTTCTCCGGCAAGGTTAAGAACCCTGGCCTGTGGGAACTGCCTTTCGGCCTGCCCGCACGCGAGTTGTTCGAAGACTACGCAGGCGGCATGCGCGATGGCTTCAAGCTCAAGTGCTGGCAGCCAGGTGGCGCCGGTACTGGCTTCCTGCTCCCTGAGCACCTCGACGCCCAAATGTACGCCGGTGGCATTGCCAAGGTCGGCACGCGGATGGGTACGGGTCTGGCCATGGCCGTCGACGACAGCGTCAACATGGTTTCCCTGCTGCGCAACATGGAAGAATTCTTCGCCCAGGAGTCCTGTGGATTCTGCACCCCCTGCCGCGACGGCCTGCCGTGGAGCGTGAAGATCCTGCGCGCTATCGAACACGGCGAAGGCCAACCGGGCGATATCGAAACGCTGTTGGGGTTGGTCAACTTCCTCGGCCCTGGCAAGACCTTCTGTGCCCACGCACCGGGCGCAGTGGAACCTCTGGGCAGCGCAATCAAATACTTCCGGCCGGAATTCGAGGCGGGTATCGCGCCACAGCGTGATGCCAACGCGACCCTGGCCCAACGCCCGATTGTGGTTGGCGCATAA